One genomic region from Bacteroidota bacterium encodes:
- a CDS encoding DUF4157 domain-containing protein, protein MGIGKELLHKREDRSSLQDDWYLQRRREIVRRQNAPVQAKLEISHPDDPHEKQAEATGKAVAGGSEIKVQRLAENPGSVYKKAEGNVTTVPENFQHSLESSKGGGNKMEEHTKSAMEEKMGADFSGVNIHTGANAHDMSENINAKAFTHGQDVYFKNGNYNPDSHQGKELLAHELTHTVQQKDGVNREVMRQPDAPKKKEVRDKTYVAPPLIQRPVYPAILKNVRLDKTKSASEALKKRKENLADQKKAAKKTGKGKTKKKIKGKAIKAGKQIKKSISKTGTKQNVFVPVKKKPQQFKPQSPVGKKHKPTPYIESELNKFKTEAGAVKNRISASGNAGIQIIRSAAKAEKLAIDIKAKATLNSVNLLFDGTISKIRLAVRKAYTDTVRGRILAIAKVKADANAKLKELDKKTKDKQVEVVALGNKYVQAAEKNRADLLKMARDKTFAQIAKVNAESKKIIDGYATDPRSVRINTNISDMANETNKSLLENEITLEKTINDNSDDLVKKYKDEYTDAYGDLPDGKDAAADQIRKLRDDTVDQITVSDTSSLDQLKKNSEDLINQLLDNKLKATNHVRKLVGDGKRAIDAQARDAENKLNGNIADLNASIDKVEADADAKTPGLTNKLAKKYFNKGYALFKKTEADFNKNLPLFITQAKDIFSKGSATTNGYLDSTYNDMISPAQKSGEGMVKSASDTSAKLIKVFNDSEAKGLKGMNDVIDEYVKKLDESIKKSGDQWATELTDSYKEIKDKVDETIKKGDDAVASSISDMKDEALQLSTEYEATYLLRSFGAMFWGFLKKLGNILLWLLKWIGIILLVIVAIIIIIALLPEALGTLVATILELLITFIIDAIGIMIADLMAFLATAFMSALMTVFMDLFVAYVLVKIVDILTSDKLSMRQKQEQGGDKLFDLSLIVVTEWSKITEFLGLTEEATAFDRVLAKAGGDEELARMLLEAGKEAEVLALLEKVSAVELETLLLKLGKASEVERFLPMVGGDAKLLTSLLSKVDDAAQLERMLSKVKDAKDLERLLGEAGNATELENVLNKLPEGTSVEGKTYDTLKTEAEGAGENSVNNDTNPKGNKNKPEEDLEAAKKKAQELAGKQWNDFEYADLGTNKPLCFPPGTIVKTPLGDTAIENLKVGDEVYAYDIGKEELVIRKITCQFSNWTDRLIKIKIDGETIESTFNHNFWVESESKWLPALLLKEGMKLKLLNGKDVQIEAVESYFNVIETYNFEVNITSNYFVGNRGVLTHNKTSAFADLTKRNSYIYEIINPANDGIVYVGKTDRTIAERFAEHLKDSKKLAWKTGRYYWRMAESGSWTTYETAVWEQHYIMKDGGLNKLENAQSGITEAKFNLYKKLHNPCLMP, encoded by the coding sequence ATGGGGATCGGGAAAGAACTTCTTCACAAGCGTGAAGACCGTTCATCGCTGCAGGACGACTGGTACCTGCAGCGGCGCAGAGAAATTGTGCGCAGGCAGAACGCACCCGTTCAGGCGAAGCTGGAAATTTCTCATCCCGACGATCCACATGAAAAGCAAGCCGAAGCAACCGGAAAAGCAGTAGCGGGCGGAAGTGAAATAAAGGTGCAGCGTCTGGCAGAAAACCCCGGCAGCGTTTACAAAAAGGCGGAAGGCAATGTAACGACCGTGCCCGAAAATTTCCAGCACTCACTCGAAAGCAGTAAAGGCGGTGGAAATAAAATGGAGGAGCATACGAAGAGCGCGATGGAAGAAAAAATGGGCGCCGACTTCAGCGGTGTGAACATTCACACGGGAGCGAATGCGCACGACATGAGCGAAAACATAAATGCAAAAGCGTTCACGCACGGACAGGATGTTTATTTCAAGAATGGAAATTATAATCCCGATTCGCACCAGGGAAAAGAATTGCTTGCACATGAGTTGACGCATACGGTGCAGCAGAAGGATGGAGTGAACAGGGAAGTGATGAGGCAACCGGATGCTCCAAAGAAAAAGGAGGTTAGAGACAAAACATACGTTGCTCCTCCGTTAATACAGAGACCTGTTTATCCTGCTATCCTAAAGAATGTCAGGCTTGATAAAACAAAATCAGCAAGCGAGGCTCTCAAAAAACGGAAGGAAAATTTAGCAGATCAGAAGAAAGCTGCTAAAAAAACCGGGAAAGGCAAAACGAAAAAGAAAATAAAAGGTAAAGCCATTAAAGCTGGCAAGCAGATCAAGAAGTCAATTAGTAAAACTGGAACGAAGCAGAATGTATTTGTGCCGGTCAAAAAGAAACCGCAGCAATTCAAACCTCAATCCCCGGTTGGGAAGAAACACAAGCCTACTCCTTATATAGAGAGTGAACTGAATAAATTCAAGACAGAGGCAGGTGCGGTGAAAAACAGGATTTCTGCTTCGGGAAATGCTGGAATTCAAATCATAAGATCAGCGGCCAAAGCGGAAAAACTTGCAATAGACATAAAGGCTAAAGCCACATTGAATTCCGTCAATCTTCTTTTCGATGGAACAATAAGTAAAATAAGATTGGCAGTCAGGAAAGCATATACCGACACTGTACGCGGAAGAATACTCGCTATCGCCAAGGTAAAAGCTGATGCAAATGCCAAGTTAAAAGAACTGGATAAAAAGACGAAGGATAAACAAGTTGAAGTTGTCGCTCTTGGTAACAAATATGTACAGGCAGCAGAAAAGAACAGGGCTGACTTGCTCAAGATGGCAAGAGACAAAACCTTTGCCCAGATCGCAAAAGTAAATGCAGAGTCAAAAAAGATAATTGATGGTTATGCAACCGACCCGAGAAGTGTAAGGATCAATACCAACATTTCTGATATGGCTAATGAGACCAACAAGTCTCTTCTTGAAAACGAAATTACACTTGAAAAAACCATCAATGATAATTCGGACGACCTCGTAAAAAAATACAAAGATGAATATACAGATGCGTATGGAGATCTTCCTGATGGAAAGGATGCTGCCGCTGACCAGATCAGAAAACTGCGGGATGATACTGTAGACCAGATCACCGTGTCTGATACAAGCTCACTTGACCAGCTCAAAAAGAATTCTGAAGATCTTATCAATCAATTACTCGATAACAAACTCAAAGCCACAAACCATGTGAGGAAACTTGTTGGTGATGGCAAACGTGCTATTGATGCTCAGGCAAGAGATGCGGAAAATAAGCTGAATGGAAATATTGCTGACCTCAATGCAAGTATTGACAAAGTGGAGGCTGATGCGGATGCTAAAACACCGGGACTCACTAATAAACTCGCAAAGAAATATTTCAATAAGGGTTATGCCCTTTTCAAAAAGACAGAAGCGGACTTTAATAAAAACCTTCCTTTATTCATTACACAGGCGAAAGATATTTTCAGCAAAGGTTCTGCTACCACGAACGGATACCTCGATTCTACTTACAATGACATGATCTCGCCGGCTCAGAAATCAGGAGAAGGAATGGTAAAGAGCGCAAGTGATACTTCTGCTAAATTGATAAAAGTGTTCAATGATTCGGAAGCGAAAGGGTTGAAGGGAATGAATGACGTGATCGATGAATATGTGAAGAAACTGGATGAGAGCATAAAGAAATCTGGCGATCAATGGGCGACTGAACTTACGGACAGTTACAAAGAGATCAAAGACAAGGTTGATGAAACCATCAAGAAAGGAGATGATGCAGTCGCCTCTTCCATTTCTGACATGAAGGATGAAGCGCTGCAATTATCTACCGAATATGAGGCAACTTATCTTTTGAGAAGTTTCGGAGCAATGTTCTGGGGATTCCTGAAAAAATTAGGCAACATATTGCTCTGGCTGCTCAAATGGATCGGCATAATTCTTCTTGTCATCGTTGCGATCATTATTATCATCGCGCTCCTGCCTGAAGCACTCGGTACACTCGTCGCAACTATTCTTGAATTACTTATTACATTCATCATCGACGCGATCGGCATTATGATCGCCGACCTGATGGCATTCCTTGCCACTGCGTTCATGTCTGCGCTCATGACTGTGTTCATGGATCTGTTCGTTGCTTATGTGCTGGTGAAGATTGTGGATATTCTCACGAGCGATAAACTCAGCATGCGTCAGAAACAGGAGCAAGGAGGTGATAAACTTTTTGATCTTTCTCTCATCGTCGTTACCGAATGGTCCAAGATCACGGAATTCCTCGGACTCACGGAAGAAGCCACGGCATTCGATCGCGTACTCGCAAAAGCGGGAGGAGATGAAGAACTTGCGCGGATGTTGCTGGAAGCGGGAAAAGAAGCAGAAGTGTTAGCACTGCTTGAAAAAGTTAGTGCAGTAGAACTCGAAACACTTCTGCTTAAACTGGGTAAGGCATCCGAAGTGGAGCGCTTCCTGCCAATGGTAGGTGGCGATGCAAAATTGCTCACCTCACTGCTTTCGAAAGTAGATGATGCAGCTCAGTTGGAAAGAATGCTTTCGAAAGTGAAAGATGCGAAAGATCTTGAACGTTTACTTGGCGAAGCTGGTAATGCCACCGAACTTGAGAATGTGCTGAACAAGTTGCCGGAAGGAACGAGTGTGGAAGGGAAGACGTATGATACGTTGAAAACGGAGGCGGAAGGTGCGGGGGAAAATTCTGTAAATAATGATACAAATCCAAAAGGAAATAAGAATAAGCCTGAAGAAGACCTTGAGGCAGCAAAGAAAAAGGCACAGGAATTAGCTGGTAAACAATGGAATGATTTTGAGTACGCAGATCTAGGAACAAACAAACCACTCTGTTTCCCTCCTGGCACCATCGTCAAAACGCCATTGGGAGATACAGCAATTGAAAACTTAAAAGTTGGAGACGAAGTTTACGCTTATGATATTGGAAAAGAAGAATTGGTAATCAGAAAAATTACATGCCAATTTTCAAATTGGACAGATCGTTTAATAAAGATAAAAATTGATGGGGAAACAATTGAATCAACTTTTAACCATAATTTCTGGGTTGAAAGTGAATCAAAATGGTTGCCGGCCTTATTATTAAAGGAAGGAATGAAGTTAAAGCTTCTGAATGGCAAAGATGTCCAAATTGAAGCGGTAGAAAGTTATTTCAATGTAATCGAAACATACAATTTTGAAGTAAACATTACGAGTAACTATTTTGTAGGCAATAGAGGTGTCCTTACTCACAACAAGACTTCTGCATTCGCTGACTTAACAAAAAGAAACTCTTATATTTATGAAATAATCAATCCTGCCAATGATGGGATTGTATATGTGGGTAAGACTGACCGAACAATTGCCGAACGTTTTGCGGAGCATTTAAAAGACTCCAAAAAACTTGCTTGGAAAACTGGAAGATATTATTGGCGAATGGCGGAGTCAGGATCATGGACAACATACGAAACGGCTGTTTGGGAACAGCACTATATTATGAAAGATGGTGGATTAAATAAACTTGAAAATGCACAGAGTGGAATCACCGAGGCAAAGTTTAATCTTTATAAGAAATTACATAATCCTTGTTTAATGCCATGA